GATGACGGCCGGGGTGACCAGCGCCGGGCCGAGCCAGTCGACGCCGTCGTACGGTTCCTTGAAGTTGTCCGCCGGAAGCCGCAGCCGTGCTCCGTCGGCCTTCGCGGGCAGCGTGAAGGTGCCGTCGCCGCCGGCCGTGGCCGTGGCCACCACCTCGCCGTCCTTCACCGCCTCGATCCGCATCCCGGCGTAGCCCAGCTCGGACGGGTCCGGCGCGCCCGGCCTGCCGACGCCCTTGCCGCGGGTGAAGTCCTGCCAGGTGGTGCCGGTGATCCTCCCCGGCTCAGGCTCCGCGGCCGCCGCCCTCTTCGCCCCGTCGGGCATCCGGTCGGGGGCGACCCCGACGAGCGGGAGGGCGACCGGCCGCCCGGCGTGCACGGCCGCCCTGGTCACGAAGCCCCCGGCCCGCGGCACGAGCGGCGATTCCCGGCCCGGGTGCGCCTTGGGGAACGCCGACGACCGCGCGAACGTGTCGTGCACCCCGACCCACACCGCGTTCGCCACGCCCTTGTCCGGGTCCTGGTCGTACACCAGCCGGAAGATGATCCCGGCCGCCAGCATCGAGATCGCCATCGGCATGAAGACGACCAGCTTGAACGCCGTCCCCCAGCGCACCCGTTCGGTCAGCACCGCGAAGACCAGACCGAGCGCGGTGGACACCGTCGGCGCGAACACCACCCACAGGACGTTGTTCTTCAGCGCCGTCCGGATGCCGTCGTCCGTGAACAGCGCCTCGTAGTTGTCGAATCCGGCGAAGCCGTCGCCCGAGGCGTTGGAGAAGCTGCGGACGACCGAGTACCCGATCGGGTAGACCACGAGCGCGCCGAGCAGCACCAGGGCCGGCAGCAGGAAGAGGGCTGCCACCGTCCTGCGGGTGCCGGTCACGCTCTTGCGGCTCTTGGGCGCGGCGGGGCCCGGTGGGGCCCCGGCCGCCGCTGCCGGCGCCATCGCCGGATCAGCTCCCGTTCCCGTACGCGGCCGCCGCGTCCTTCTCCAGCCTCGCCTGGGCGCCCGCGACGTCCTTCGGGTTCTTCAGGAAGTCCTGCAGGGCCTTCCACTCGCCCTTGCCGGGGGTGCCGCCGAAGGCCTGCGGAGCCTGGTCGGACATGTCGAACCGGAAGTCGTCACCGGACGCGACCAGCGCCCTGGCGATCCTGCGCTGCACCTCGTTCGGGTACGCCGAGTCCGGCACGTTCCTGTTCGGCGAGAGGTAACCGCCCAGCCCGGCCTGGATGGTGGCCGCGTCCGGGGAGGCCAGGAAGGTGGCGAGCGCCTGCGCCCCCTCGGAGTCCTCCAGGATGACGGCCGCGTCGCCGCCGGAGACCACCGGCGCCTCGGAGCCCACCGCCGGGAACGGGAACACCTTCGCGTCCGTGCCCACCTCCGCCTGGGTGTCACCGATGTTGACCTGCGCGAAGTCGCCCTCGTAGACCATCGCCGCCTTCGGCTGGTCGCCACCGGTGAAGGTCTGGGTGACGGAGGCCGGGAACTCGGTCTGCAGCGCGCCGTCCGCGCCGCCCGCCACGTAGTCCTTCCTGCCCCAGATCTGGGCGAGGGTGGTCAGCGCCCGCTTCACCGACGGATCGGTCCACTTGATCCGGTGCTGGGCGAGCCGGTCGTACTTCTCCGGGCCCGCCTGGGACAGGTAGACGTTCTCGAACCAGTCCGTCAGCGTCCAGCCGTCCGCGCCGCCGACCGAGAACGGGGTGACCCCCGAGTCGTACACCGCCCGCGCCGACGTCAGCAGCTCCTGCCAGGTCTTCGGCTCCTTGGCGCCCGCGTTCTCGAACGCCTGGGCGTTGTACCAGATCAGCGACTTGTTGGCGGCCTTGTAGTAGACGCCGTACTGCTTGCCGTCGACCTTGCCGACGTCCTGCCAGCCCGGCGAGTAGTTCTCCCGCAGCTCCTTGAGCGCGTCCGGGCCGAGCGGCTTGGCCCACCTCTTCTGCACGGTCTGCCTGATCGCGCCCGGCTGCGGCAGCAGCACGACGTCCGGCGGCTGGCCGCCCGCGATCTTCGATCCGAGGAAGTTGATGATCGGGTCCTGGGCGGGCACGAACGTCACCTTCGCACCGGTGCGCTCCTCGAACTCGGCGAGGACCTTCTTGAAGTTCGCCTGCTCGGTGCCGGTCCAGACGGCGGAGACCTCCAGGGTCGTGCCGTTCAGCCTCGGCAGGGTGACGGTGGAGCCGCCGGCGGTGGACCCGCCGGTCTTCTTCCCGGTGTCGTCCTCGTCGTCGCCGCCGGAGCAGGCGGTGAGCGCGAGCGCTCCCACGAGCAGGGCGGCGAGGGTGGTGACGGCTCTGGCGGTCCGGATCGTGCTGCTCTTGCTGCGCATCACTGCCCCGTTCTCCGTTACGTCGGAACGTTGTCCCGTTCGGTCCGGTTTACGCCGGGCGGCTCACGGGCGGCAAGAGCGCCTGCGCCGTCCGGCGGTTGATCGTGACCGGCTCGTGACGGGGGACCGTGCGTGCGGTCGCCGAGCGCTTGCCGGGGCGTTCACGGGAGGGGCGCGGCGGAGCCGGTGGGAGGGGTGCGGCGGGGCGGCGCGAGCGGTGCCGGTGGGAGGGGTGCGGCGGGTGCGCGGGCGTCGGGCCCCGTGCGGGGGCCGGGGCGCCGCCGGGCTCACCGGGTCCGGTCGCCGCACTCCCGGCGTTCGCCCGCGGGGCGGGCCGGGGTGCGGCGGCCGGGCCTAGAGCAGGGAGGGGACCTGCGCCGCCGAGACCTCCCGGGCCGCCCGCTCCACCGCACTCGCCAGCAGGGCCAGGTCGGTGGGGCCGTTGCCCAGTTCGCGCACCGGCCGGCGGGCCGGCGGGTCGCCCATGCGCTGCCACTCCAGCGGCACGACCGTGGGCCGCTGGGTCGCCGTGCGCGGGATGCGGCCCGTGACCCGGCCCCCCTGGAAACCGGTGACCCGCCCGTCCGCGTGCGCCAGCCTGCCGCGCCCCGGCGCCGGCTCGTCGGGCCCGGACTTCGGCGCGTCCAGCGTCACCCGCAGGGCGGCCCGGCGGGCCGGTTCCGTCTCCGCCGTACGGCCGCCGGCCTGGGCCGTCGCCACCAGGTGCACGCCGAGCCGCTCGCCCTCCCGGGCCACCGCCTCCAGCGCCCGCAGCACCGAACCGGCGGCGGGCCGGCCCGGTGAACCGAGCGCGGGGGACACCAGCGCGTCCAGGTCGTCGACCACCACCACCAGCCGGGGCAGCGGCGGCGGGACCTCGGTGCGCTGCCGCGCGGCGGCGGGCCGCAGCCGCAGCGTGGCGGTGGGCGTCGCCTCCGCGTCCGGGGCCCCGGACGGCCGCCCCGCCGGCGTGCGCTGCGCGACGACGCGGCCCGGCACCGCACGCGCCGCGTGCCACTCGGCGAAACCCGTCCGGCCCAGCAACTCCGCCCGCCGCTTCAGCTCGGCGCTCAGCGACTGCGCGAACTCCCGCATCCGGACGGGGTCGTTGGCGAGCAGGTGGGTCGTCACATGGGGGATGTCCGTGCACACGCGCAGGCCCTCGCCGCGGCCGGCGCCCGTGCCGACGCCGTCCCGGCCGTCGATCAGCACCAGGCCCAGCCGGTCGGGCCGCTCGGCGGCGGCCAGCGAGGCGACCACGGTGCGCAGCAGTTCGGTACGGCCGCTGCCGGCCGGCCCCTCGACCAGCAGGTGCGGCCCGTCGGCGACCAGGTCGGCCGTGAGCGGGCCGTGCGGCCCGGCGCCCAGCACCGCCCGGGCCCGGCCGCCCGGTGACCCGGTGTCGTCGGCCGAGTCCGCCCAGCGGGCCATCAGCGACGCCGGGGTCGCCCGGGCGAGCCCCAGTTCGTCCAGCAGCCGCGCCGACTGCGGCAGCGGCACGGCCACGCGCGCGTGCCCTTCGTCGGCGGGGCCGTCCGCGCGCAGGGGGGCCAGCGCCCGCGCGAACCGCTCCGCCCAGACGGCGGACACCGCGTCCACGGCGGCGAGCGCACCCGGGCCGACGGGACCCGTCGGGGCGATCCGCATCAGGTGCAGCGCGCTGGCGACGTCGCCGCTGAGCAGGGCGACGGCCCCGCAGTGCCGGAAGGTCGGCGTGACCGCGCAGGCCGCCTCGTACGCCCGCGCCACCGGCGAGACGGGCGAGGTGGGCTCGGTCTCGGCGAGGCACAGGACGTGGATCCCGGCCCGCGGTCCGGCCGTGGCCAGCCGCCCCAGGGCCTCCTGCAGGGAGGTACCGCCCGGATCCCCGTCGACCACGACCACGGTGTACGGCCCCGGGAACCCGCCCGGCCCCTCCAGCCCGGCGCCGTCCCTCGCCCAGGTGGGGCGCCGGCCGGCCGGCGGGCCGGCGTGCGCCCCGACCGGGGCCGAGCCCGCCGGAGCGGCCGGGAGGGCCACGGCGGACGGCGCCGGTCCGCCGGCGCCCGCCGCCGTGTCCGC
This is a stretch of genomic DNA from Streptomyces sp. TG1A-8. It encodes these proteins:
- a CDS encoding ABC transporter substrate-binding protein gives rise to the protein MRSKSSTIRTARAVTTLAALLVGALALTACSGGDDEDDTGKKTGGSTAGGSTVTLPRLNGTTLEVSAVWTGTEQANFKKVLAEFEERTGAKVTFVPAQDPIINFLGSKIAGGQPPDVVLLPQPGAIRQTVQKRWAKPLGPDALKELRENYSPGWQDVGKVDGKQYGVYYKAANKSLIWYNAQAFENAGAKEPKTWQELLTSARAVYDSGVTPFSVGGADGWTLTDWFENVYLSQAGPEKYDRLAQHRIKWTDPSVKRALTTLAQIWGRKDYVAGGADGALQTEFPASVTQTFTGGDQPKAAMVYEGDFAQVNIGDTQAEVGTDAKVFPFPAVGSEAPVVSGGDAAVILEDSEGAQALATFLASPDAATIQAGLGGYLSPNRNVPDSAYPNEVQRRIARALVASGDDFRFDMSDQAPQAFGGTPGKGEWKALQDFLKNPKDVAGAQARLEKDAAAAYGNGS
- a CDS encoding carbohydrate ABC transporter permease; amino-acid sequence: MTGTRRTVAALFLLPALVLLGALVVYPIGYSVVRSFSNASGDGFAGFDNYEALFTDDGIRTALKNNVLWVVFAPTVSTALGLVFAVLTERVRWGTAFKLVVFMPMAISMLAAGIIFRLVYDQDPDKGVANAVWVGVHDTFARSSAFPKAHPGRESPLVPRAGGFVTRAAVHAGRPVALPLVGVAPDRMPDGAKRAAAAEPEPGRITGTTWQDFTRGKGVGRPGAPDPSELGYAGMRIEAVKDGEVVATATAGGDGTFTLPAKADGARLRLPADNFKEPYDGVDWLGPALVTPAVIVSYVWMWAGFAMVLIAAGLAGVPRELLEAARVDGATEWQVFRRITVPLLAPVLAVVAVTLMINVLKVFDLVYIIAPGSSQDDANVLALELYRKGFAEGQPGIASAIAVFLLLLVIPVMLFNVRRLRREVRR